A portion of the Esox lucius isolate fEsoLuc1 chromosome 20, fEsoLuc1.pri, whole genome shotgun sequence genome contains these proteins:
- the LOC105018801 gene encoding ribosomal RNA processing protein 1 homolog B: MAPTQAPEIQFAQRLASNEKPMRTKAIKKLKKYITVRSQAIDGGFSSDELLKLWKGLFYCLWMQDKLLLQEELSNQISGLIHCFQNVQTQFLFLETFLQTMKREWTGIDRLRMDKFFQLVRFVFRKTLEMMKSKEWETSLVTRFLDVLSSQVLHSTSGAPAGLQFHIMDLYMSELAAVGSAELTAAQNLTFIDPFCKIASKTKDRILLKAICSSIFSVIVDQAPFAIEDLMKEVKASGVGVDDSDSGQASEEEEEEKVKTLKGKKPAKKTTLKQSSGTLSTDYDENLDEEEDEMLHLESDSESEMLDDKEVGPVLQFDYSALADRLFGLASRSNTSSHNRQRLYKVIKIFRDLSEGVFPQDEYPEEVSTDEDDDEMFGSRKRMKRGRGFGEEEEAEGSTPAKKQRGKKAAKPGKSDQSVAPDESKAAEAPSDTTTKKKKRRKKKKKTTTVGEVKSEEQNGVLKAEVDTTPATAPQTTTCSEEATGARTEPSTLKCSPEVGKATVKTETGKGTDAGEKMKRKAVLDSKASPVGGTAIKMDAQSERQQDVVVGSGSSVTVMEIGSSGLSETPVSDTKSTKKKKTNKAKTSKQQVEVVETETVTQDSEAVDGATGQESAPETTRKTRKRRRKSANKESVQKTTVEEVQMVPVAVEKVPPLKTKMKAKQTAGSTEKNAAQTDVTPSAVPELKISQAKVPPSEISLAAATPLKKKKQKVASEEKESVEIKGEAQPGTKADVITVSSPADVATPTPLKKKKTAKAEKQSVAVGGRTQMEADLSLLETDLQPMEVATPTPLKKKKKAAVQVFKEQDSEVVTEADLDTPAKTGKKKRKIPVVIEVEADELEAEAARVNGLAEVKKVKLTDESKEPSTPVSAKKPKKMTPKKAKLAAGSDFVTFQNHATIPTPLFFRTTKGSPSTPLSSKKKKKCQTPNSESKKVTFGLSKNKTAEFRKTDRSLLVSPEGSSRVPFDPKQKPLFGVLKSPAASLNSTKKMKSTPKVTPKRPTAADFF; encoded by the exons ATGGCGCCGACACAAGCACCAGAGATCCAGTTCGCCCAAAGATTGGCCTCTAACGAGAAGCCAATGCGAACAAAGGCTATCAAGaagctaaaaaaatatattaccgTTAGGTCACAAGCAATCGATG GTGGGTTCTCCAGCGATGAGTTACTCAAGTTATGGAAGGGCCTCTTTTATTGTCTGTGGATGCAGGACAAGTTACTACTTCAG GAGGAGCTGTCAAATCAGATCTCTGGTCTCATTCACTGCTTCCAGAATGTTCAAACCC AATTTTTGTTTCTGGAGACTTTCCTGCAGACAATGAAAAGAGAATGGACTGGCATTGACAGACTTCGTATGGATAAGTTTTTCCAG CTGGTTCGTTTCGTGTTCCGGAAAACATTGGAAATGATGAAGAGCAAAGAATGGGAGACCAG TTTGGTGACCAGGTTCCTGGATGTCCTGTCATCCCAGGTTCTCCACAGTACCAGTGGAGCACCTGCTGGGTTGCAGTTCCACATAATGGACCTCTACATGTCAGAGCTGGCTGCAGTCGGATCTGCTGAG CTCACAGCAGCTCAGAACCTGACATTCATTGACCCGTTCTGCAAAATAGCATCCAAGACCAAAGA CCGGATCCTGCTTAAGGCTATCTGCAGCAGTATCTTCAGCGTCATTGTGGACCAAGCTCCTTTCGCCATTGAAGACCTGATGAAGGAGGTGAAGGCTTCAGGTGTGGGTGTAGATGACTCTGACTCAGGACAGGCTtctgaagaagaagaggaagaaaaggtGAAGACTCTGAAGGGCAAAAAACCTGCAAAGAAAACCACTCTGAAGCAGTCCAGTG GCACGTTATCAACAGATTATGATGAGAATttggatgaagaggaagatgaaatGCTTCACCTGGAGAGTGATTCTGAGTCTGAGATGCTGGATGATAAGGAAGTGGGACCCGTTCTCCAGTTTGACTACTCTGCCTTGGCTGACAGGCTGTTTGGGTTAGCCAGCCGCAGCAACACCTCCAGTCACAACAGACAGAGACTCTACAAAGTCATCAAGAT TTTCCGTGATCTCAGTGAAG GAGTCTTCCCACAGGACGAGTACCCTGAGGAAGTGTCAACGGACGAGGATGATGATGAAATGTTTGGCAGCAGGAAAAGgatgaagagaggaagaggctttggggaggaagaggaggcggaAGGGAGCACTCCAGCCAAGAAACAGAGAG GGAAGAAGGCTGCAAAACCAGGAAAGTCTGACCAGAGTGTGGCACCAGACGAGAGCAAAGCAGCAGAGGCCCCCAGTGACACTACCACtaagaagaagaagagaaggaagaagaaaaagaagaccACAACTGTGGGAGAGGTGAAAAGTGAAGAGCAGAACGGGGTGTTGAAGGCTGAGGTGGACACAACTCCTGCCACAGCACCACAAACAACGACATGTTCTGAGGAAGCTACAGGAGCAAGGACAGAGCCCTCTACCCTAAAATGCTCTCCTGAGGTTGGAAAGGCCACGGTAAAGACTGAAACTGGCAAGGGCACTGACGCAGGAGAGAAGATGAAACGAAAGGCTGTCCTGGACAGCAAGGCCTCTCCTGTTGGGGGCACGGCCATTAAGATGGATGCCCAATCAGAACGTCAACAGGACGTGGTGGTGGGGAGCGGTTCATCAGTCACGGTCATGGAGATTGGTTCTTCTGGCCTATCGGAGACACCGGTGTCAGACACCAAGTCGaccaagaaaaaaaagaccaaCAAAGCTAAAACATCCAAACAGCAGGTAGAGGTAGTAGAAACAGAGACTGTTACCCAGGATTCAGAGGCTGTGGACGGGGCAACAGGACAAGAGAGCGCCCCTGAGACCACCAGAAAAaccaggaagagaaggaggaagagtgCCAATAAGGAGTCTGTACAAAAGACGACAGTAGAGGAGGTGCAGATGGTGCCAGTAGCAGTGGAAAAGGTCCCCCCACTGAAGACTAAGATGAAGGCTAAACAGACTGCAGGGAGCACAGAGAAAAACGCAGCCCAAACCGATGTGACCCCATCAGCGGTTCCTGAACTGAAGATCTCACAAGCCAAGGTGCCTCCGTCAGAGATTAGCTTGGCTGCCGCCACTCCGCTgaaaaagaagaaacagaagGTGGCCAGTGAGGAAAAGGAAAGTGTCGAGATCAAGGGTGAAGCACAGCCAGGAACCAAAGCAGATGTTATAACTGTGTCGTCGCCTGCAGATGTCGCCACGCCGACCCCTCTCAAGAAGAAAAAGACGGCCAAGGCTGAAAAACAGAGCGTTGCGGTTGGGGGGAGAACACAGATGGAAGCAGACCTCTCACTTTTAGAAACTGATCTGCAGCCGATGGAGGTCGCCACCCCAACACCactgaagaagaaaaagaaggcaGCAGTGCAAGTCTTCAAGGAGCAGGACTCAGAGGTTGTGACGGAGGCAGACCTGGACACACCCGCGAAGACTGGGAAGAAGAAGCGTAAGATCCCAGTTGTAATCGAGGTGGAAGCTGACGAACTGGAGGCGGAGGCTGCCAGAGTCAACGGGTTGGCAGAAGTCAAGAAAGTCAAACTGACTGAT GAGAGCAAAGAGCCATCCACACCAGTGAGCGCCAAGAAACCCAAGAAGATGACACCTAAGAAGGCTAAGCTTGCGGCAGGGTCTGACTTCGTCACGTTCCAGAACCATGCCACCATACCTACACCCCTCTTTTTCAGGACAACCAAGGGAAGCCCCAGCACACCACTGTCCAGCAAGAAGAAG AAGAAGTGTCAGACTCCCAACTCTGAATCCAAGAAGGTTACCTTTGGActcagtaaaaacaaaacagcag